In Luoshenia tenuis, one DNA window encodes the following:
- a CDS encoding ABC transporter ATP-binding protein, with amino-acid sequence MEPIMTTQGLCRDFQTGSETVHALRDINLSIMPGELTLLRGRSGSGKTTLMNLLSTLDRPTAGQIVFNGRDITTLPDRACDEIRRKEIGYIFQSVALISLMSAYENVEFSLRISGYPAKERQQRAEECLNFVGLGKRMNHRPSELSGGEQQRVAIARALSHRPSVIFADEPTAELDTRMGLQVMRILCNLVEQEGVTVVMTSHDPQMGEIADQVITLADGEMIEAFRNENARGGWQR; translated from the coding sequence ATGGAACCGATCATGACCACGCAGGGCCTGTGCCGGGATTTTCAGACCGGCAGCGAAACCGTACACGCCCTCAGAGATATCAACCTGAGCATTATGCCTGGGGAGCTCACCCTGCTCCGAGGCCGCTCCGGCTCGGGCAAGACCACCCTGATGAACCTTTTAAGCACGCTGGACCGGCCGACCGCCGGGCAGATCGTCTTTAACGGCCGGGATATCACCACGCTGCCGGACCGGGCGTGCGACGAGATCAGGCGCAAGGAGATCGGCTATATTTTCCAATCCGTAGCGCTGATCTCGTTGATGTCGGCCTATGAGAATGTGGAGTTTTCCCTGCGTATTTCCGGGTATCCCGCGAAAGAGCGGCAGCAGCGGGCAGAAGAATGCCTTAACTTTGTGGGCCTGGGCAAGCGGATGAACCACCGGCCCAGCGAACTTTCCGGCGGCGAGCAGCAGCGCGTGGCTATCGCCCGGGCCTTGAGCCACCGGCCCAGCGTGATCTTTGCCGACGAGCCCACGGCGGAGCTGGATACCCGCATGGGTTTGCAGGTCATGCGCATCCTTTGCAATCTGGTGGAGCAGGAGGGCGTCACGGTGGTGATGACCTCGCACGACCCGCAGATGGGCGAGATCGCCGACCAGGTGATCACCCTGGCCGACGGCGAGATGATCGAAGCCTTCCGCAACGAAAATGCCAGAGGGGGGTGGCAAAGATGA
- a CDS encoding ABC transporter permease, whose product MFLMVVRKMLNNRWMVLCLLIGITIAVAMVSTVPMYTDGVLQRMLIKDLESYQEEFGNYPGTLHIKADLSSRFTNQDERLEGYHALKSQVTERLEPAIGLPSADTTCVYWLDYLTGLPKEQRSENPKSVYFKLNGIPGFEEQVNVLQGRLPAAQKDAEGVYEVVAFKGAINDNDVPLDVVYELSHSQMDLDEPLYVKVVGVVEPKEGSELFWYDGERTTAGGFIMNGELMERELIEREPTLLTIVQWNYALDYHAITLSNLRDVMIGLQNIQRELGPYKEMGITYSMPTVELLSQYLTRAAQLSTTLLVLQVPILLMLAFYIFMVAQLIVDYEKNEIAVLRSRGAGPGQVFNSYLIEGLIVAAIAMLIGPLIGLGLCRMLGAANGFLEFVQRTALSLELTGKVYLYALYAALFSVATMLVPALLSCRVSIVEHKRRKSERKHKAFWKKYFLDVLLLAISGYGLYAYQNRQQILELTGAASGDVPIDPLLFLISSLFVLGAGLLLLRLYPYVIQLIFYLGRKIWSPVMYASFIQVGRSRGQEQFLMIFLILTLATGIFSANTARTINRNAEEQIRYENGCDIVAMAKWESNEDSLAASGQSSEAVTYREPPFEQYEGISGIEAVTKVYRNGEVLVKFGDQNKTGTTIMSIVPSEFGKVAWFRTNLLPTHWYNYLNLMTEYPKGVLLSKGYQEMGIQAGDTIYYSWAQQNMQQAVVLGFIDYWPGLNPYEDPYFMVANYRTIELNMRIEPYELWMKRAPGADAEQIYADVQAKGLAFTSFEDTTQQLVTIKNDPMLQGTNGALTLGFIVTILVTAIGFLIYWIISIKSRVLQFGIFRAMGLSVKRLIGLLLAEQLLISGVAILLGIVIGGLASELFVPLLQMIYASAQQVPPFAVVMSSSDYLKIYGIMGVVLAIGFAVLGVLVSKIKIAQAIKLGEE is encoded by the coding sequence ATGTTTTTAATGGTCGTGCGCAAGATGCTTAACAACCGCTGGATGGTCTTGTGCCTTCTGATCGGGATCACCATCGCAGTGGCCATGGTCAGTACGGTACCCATGTACACGGACGGCGTTTTGCAGCGCATGCTAATCAAGGATCTGGAGAGCTATCAAGAAGAGTTCGGGAATTACCCGGGCACACTGCATATCAAAGCGGACCTTTCCAGCCGTTTTACCAACCAGGATGAGCGGCTGGAGGGCTATCACGCGCTGAAAAGTCAAGTGACCGAGCGGCTGGAGCCAGCCATCGGCCTGCCCAGCGCGGATACGACCTGCGTTTATTGGCTGGATTATTTGACTGGCCTGCCCAAAGAACAGCGCAGCGAAAATCCCAAGTCAGTCTATTTTAAACTAAACGGTATACCGGGCTTTGAAGAACAAGTAAATGTCCTTCAGGGGCGCTTACCTGCGGCCCAAAAGGATGCGGAAGGCGTCTATGAAGTAGTGGCCTTTAAAGGGGCGATCAACGATAACGATGTACCGTTGGACGTGGTATATGAGCTGAGCCATAGCCAGATGGATTTAGATGAGCCGCTCTACGTAAAGGTGGTCGGAGTGGTCGAGCCGAAGGAGGGCAGCGAACTGTTCTGGTATGACGGGGAGCGCACCACCGCGGGCGGCTTTATAATGAACGGGGAGCTGATGGAGCGGGAGTTGATCGAGCGCGAGCCCACGCTGCTGACCATCGTACAGTGGAATTACGCGCTGGACTATCATGCCATCACCCTTTCCAACCTGCGCGATGTGATGATCGGCCTGCAGAATATCCAGCGCGAGCTGGGGCCCTATAAGGAGATGGGCATTACCTACTCCATGCCTACGGTGGAACTGCTCAGCCAATACCTCACGCGGGCCGCCCAGCTGAGCACCACCCTGCTGGTCTTGCAGGTGCCGATCCTGCTGATGCTGGCCTTTTATATCTTCATGGTGGCCCAGCTGATCGTAGATTATGAGAAAAATGAGATCGCCGTGCTGCGCAGCCGGGGCGCAGGCCCGGGCCAGGTGTTTAACAGTTACCTGATCGAGGGGCTGATCGTGGCGGCCATCGCCATGCTGATCGGGCCGTTGATCGGGCTGGGCCTTTGCCGGATGTTGGGCGCAGCCAACGGCTTTTTAGAATTCGTACAGCGCACGGCGCTTTCATTAGAGCTTACGGGCAAGGTCTACCTGTACGCGTTGTACGCGGCGCTGTTCTCGGTGGCCACGATGCTGGTCCCGGCGCTGCTGTCCTGCCGGGTTTCTATCGTAGAGCATAAGCGGCGCAAGAGTGAGCGCAAGCATAAAGCCTTCTGGAAAAAATATTTTCTGGATGTATTGTTGCTGGCCATCTCTGGATACGGGCTCTACGCCTATCAAAACCGCCAGCAGATCCTGGAGCTGACGGGGGCGGCCAGCGGCGATGTGCCTATCGATCCGCTGCTGTTTCTGATCTCCTCGCTTTTCGTGCTGGGCGCGGGGCTGCTGCTATTGCGGCTTTACCCTTACGTGATCCAACTGATCTTTTACCTGGGCCGCAAGATATGGTCCCCGGTAATGTACGCTTCTTTTATCCAGGTGGGGCGCAGCCGCGGCCAGGAGCAATTTTTGATGATCTTTCTGATCTTGACGCTGGCTACCGGCATTTTCAGCGCCAATACGGCCCGCACCATCAACCGCAACGCAGAGGAACAGATACGCTATGAAAATGGCTGCGATATCGTAGCCATGGCTAAATGGGAAAGCAATGAAGATAGCCTGGCCGCATCGGGCCAGAGCAGCGAGGCCGTCACCTACCGGGAGCCGCCCTTTGAGCAGTACGAGGGCATCTCGGGTATCGAGGCGGTGACCAAGGTATACCGCAACGGCGAGGTGCTGGTCAAGTTTGGCGACCAGAACAAGACCGGCACCACGATCATGAGCATCGTACCCAGTGAATTTGGAAAGGTAGCCTGGTTCAGAACCAATTTGCTGCCCACCCACTGGTACAATTATTTGAATTTGATGACGGAGTATCCCAAAGGCGTACTGCTCTCCAAAGGCTATCAGGAGATGGGCATACAGGCGGGGGACACCATTTACTACAGCTGGGCGCAGCAAAATATGCAGCAGGCTGTGGTGTTGGGCTTTATCGACTACTGGCCTGGCCTGAACCCTTATGAGGACCCCTACTTTATGGTAGCCAACTACCGTACCATCGAGCTGAATATGCGCATAGAACCCTATGAATTGTGGATGAAACGGGCGCCTGGCGCGGATGCGGAACAGATTTACGCGGACGTACAGGCCAAGGGGTTGGCCTTCACCTCCTTTGAGGATACCACCCAGCAGCTGGTCACCATTAAAAACGACCCTATGCTGCAGGGCACCAACGGTGCGCTGACGCTGGGCTTTATCGTGACCATCCTGGTCACGGCCATCGGCTTTTTGATCTACTGGATCATATCCATCAAGAGCCGCGTGCTGCAATTTGGTATCTTCCGGGCCATGGGCTTGTCTGTTAAACGGCTGATAGGCCTTCTGTTGGCCGAGCAGCTGCTGATCTCCGGCGTGGCGATCCTGCTGGGCATCGTGATCGGCGGGCTGGCCAGCGAGCTGTTCGTGCCGCTGCTGCAGATGATCTACGCTTCCGCGCAGCAGGTGCCGCCCTTTGCGGTGGTGATGTCGTCCAGCGATTACCTCAAGATCTATGGGATCATGGGCGTGGTGCTGGCCATCGGCTTTGCGGTGCTGGGCGTGCTGGTATCCAAGATCAAGATCGCCCAGGCGATCAAACTGGGGGAGGAATAG
- a CDS encoding efflux RND transporter periplasmic adaptor subunit, giving the protein MGVTLKKTGVLAVLVSLCLTVNGCLLLPKEEEALAPPLIEPEEVEVQTEEVTLGTIENKLSVSASFMSSKFSVLSFPISGYVSKVNVSLGDEVKKGDVLAEMDVESLKSSLRKAQIELKYAQKELNEAPDSTNAQKSVALAKETVSDLQRQIKQGQLTSGMNGKVTAVDENLSAGMAVQPFKEMVRIQEDGTLQLRFEGSDATSFRPGMAVEVTVNDQSYTGTVVTSPSNATEKEDGKPANIVIFDVEGLDYATVSEGQTASVVAVLERKEDVIVLPKNYVNTYIGRQYVYVMEDGVKVERDVKVGMETTGEYEILEGLNVGDLIVKR; this is encoded by the coding sequence ATGGGGGTAACGCTTAAAAAAACTGGAGTCCTGGCGGTACTGGTATCGCTTTGCCTGACGGTGAACGGCTGCTTGCTCTTACCTAAGGAAGAGGAGGCGCTGGCGCCGCCGCTGATCGAGCCCGAAGAGGTAGAGGTGCAGACCGAAGAGGTGACGCTGGGAACGATAGAAAACAAGCTTTCGGTGTCGGCGTCGTTCATGTCGTCAAAGTTTTCCGTACTTTCTTTTCCCATCAGCGGATACGTATCTAAAGTTAACGTATCTCTGGGGGATGAGGTGAAAAAGGGCGACGTATTGGCCGAGATGGATGTGGAAAGTCTCAAAAGCAGCCTGCGCAAGGCGCAGATCGAGCTGAAATATGCGCAAAAGGAATTGAATGAGGCGCCGGACAGCACCAATGCGCAAAAGAGCGTTGCGCTGGCCAAGGAAACCGTAAGCGACCTGCAGCGCCAGATCAAACAGGGACAGCTGACCTCGGGGATGAACGGCAAGGTCACGGCAGTGGATGAAAACCTGTCGGCGGGGATGGCGGTGCAGCCCTTTAAAGAAATGGTGCGCATCCAGGAGGATGGCACGCTGCAGCTGCGCTTTGAAGGGTCGGACGCGACTTCTTTCCGCCCGGGCATGGCGGTGGAGGTAACGGTCAACGACCAAAGCTATACGGGCACGGTGGTGACCAGCCCCAGCAACGCTACGGAAAAGGAAGATGGCAAGCCGGCCAATATCGTGATCTTTGACGTGGAAGGGCTGGATTATGCCACCGTCAGCGAGGGGCAGACGGCCTCTGTAGTGGCCGTGCTGGAGCGCAAGGAGGATGTAATCGTCCTGCCCAAGAACTATGTCAACACCTATATTGGCCGCCAATACGTTTACGTGATGGAGGACGGCGTTAAAGTCGAGCGCGACGTCAAGGTCGGGATGGAGACCACCGGCGAATATGAGATCCTGGAAGGGCTGAATGTAGGGGATCTGATCGTTAAGCGATAA
- a CDS encoding transcription repressor NadR: protein MNAAQRRQAIMRCLNREPDAITASALAATFSVSRQVIVQDIAILRAGGADILATPAGYIVPRASFLKRPRRVICCKHEREEQMVEELMTIVRLGGCAVDVTVEHPVYGEFKAMLMVGTERDVRRFIARLRENGAGPLSAITGGLHLHMIEADSEEALDKIVAALAKAGILQMQGEEQ from the coding sequence ATGAACGCTGCACAGCGACGCCAGGCGATTATGCGCTGCCTGAACCGGGAGCCGGATGCGATTACCGCCAGCGCCCTGGCGGCGACGTTCTCGGTCAGCCGGCAGGTGATCGTGCAGGATATCGCGATCCTCCGCGCGGGAGGCGCCGATATTCTGGCCACGCCGGCTGGGTATATCGTCCCCCGCGCCAGTTTTTTGAAACGTCCGCGCCGGGTGATCTGCTGTAAGCACGAGCGGGAAGAGCAAATGGTGGAGGAACTGATGACCATTGTGCGCCTGGGCGGCTGTGCGGTGGACGTTACGGTGGAGCATCCGGTCTATGGAGAATTTAAGGCCATGCTGATGGTGGGCACGGAGCGGGACGTGAGGCGCTTTATCGCCCGCCTGCGGGAAAACGGCGCCGGACCATTGAGCGCGATTACCGGCGGCTTACATCTGCATATGATCGAGGCAGACAGTGAAGAGGCACTCGATAAGATCGTGGCGGCATTGGCCAAGGCTGGCATCTTGCAGATGCAGGGAGAAGAGCAATAG